GCTGGTGTTGTAGGCGCCGCAATAATTCGGGCTGCAAAACCAACTGCCGCCGCGCGCCACGCGATTCTCACCGCTCGCCGCGCCGGTGGGATTCTTCGCCGGTGAGTGCTGATAATAATCCGCCGCATACCAGTCAGCCGTCCACTCCCAAACGTTGCCGAGCACGTCGTATACTCCAAAATCATTGGGCGTGAAACGGCCGACCGGCGCGGTATAATAAAAGCCGTCTAACAATTGATTGTCGGTCGGCCAGGTTCCTTGCCAAAAATTCGCTTCCACCAAATGGTAGTTCGCCGCGCTCGCATGTTGCTCGGAGTCGAGACGATGACTTTTTGCCGAGGGCGATAAATCATGTGCGGCTTTCATCGTCGCATGCTCATGGTGCGCGTTCACCGCGGGCGTGTTTGTTTCATTGAACGCCGCTTTGAAATGTTGCGTGCTGCCGCCGCGCGCGGCATATTCCCATTCCGCTTCCGTGGGCAAGCGCTTGCCCGCCCATTTTGCATAAGCCGCGGCATCTTCCCAACTCACGCACACCACGGGATGATCCATACGATCATCGATGGAAGACGCCGGCCCTTCCGGATGCCGCCAGCTTGCGCCGGCAACGGCTTGAAAATCGCCGGTGCCTTTGAGATAGCCCCACGCATAGCCATCACGTTCGGCTTGCGTCACGTAATCCGTCGCTTCGATAAACGCGGCGAATTGGCGATTGGTGACTTCATAACGATCCAAGAGAAACGGCGCGAGCTTGACCGCGTGCACCGGCGCTTCGTCGGCATTTGATCCGGCCATGCCCATGTTGAAAACGCCGCCTGGTATGATTGCCATGCCCGCGGGAACACGGCGCGCGCCGTGAGATTTTCCGGCAAGCATCGCCGTCGCCGACACAACCACGGCCAACGCGGCAATGCTGGTCAATATGAATAACATTCGCTTTTGCATTTTCAAACCATCCTTACTTCGTGCACAAGACGATAATCAAATTAGCGCGGAGAGAGTGGCACGCAACTTCTCTCCGCACGTTTTGGTTGGGTGAAGGAGGTACCAGGGGGGCCAATTTTTTCCAAACTCAGCCGCTTCACGGCTTTTTCTTCTTGCCCGCGCACGGGTTGCAGGGATTCTTTGCTTTGCCGCCGCAGGGATTGCACGGATTCATCGCTTTGCCGCCGCAAGGATTGCAGGGATTGGCCGCCATTGCGCCGGCTGCAGAAGTGCCGACCAAACTGGTCTCAACTGAAATCGTCTCGCCGACTTTCGTGCCGATGAGGCCCATGCCTTTGGGGCCGCTCACGCCGAAGTCGCTCAACTTGACGTCGAAGCTCGCACGCGCTGCCAGCAAATTGCCGGGGAGTTTGGTTTTGGTCACCGCATTCTCTTTCAAATACGTGAGGCGCCCGGGAATCTCCAGCCGTTTGGTTTTGCCGCGTAGCGTGAAGTCCGCCACCAGCGTAGCGTCATAGGTCGCCGATTCATTGGTGACTTTGACCGGCTTGAAATTTTTCGTCTCTTTGATTTCGAGCTTGACGTTGGGATGAGCGTTGGCGTCGAGCCAATCCGCGCTGCGCAAATGCTCGTCGCGCAATGGAATGCCGGTGTTCAAACTCGCCACTGAGATCGTGAACTCGCCGTGGCCGCCTTTTTCCGGGTGCTGCGGATCGAAAGCGACGTGCCCGCTGACTTGATTCGTGGTGCCGATGATGTCCTCCAACGGCGCCTGGCTTTTGAAGGTCACGGTGTTGCGGCCCATTTTATCGTTGAACTGAAACACACTGCCCTGCAAGGCCTTGCTGCAAGGGTTGCAGGGATTTTTCGTCTGCGCGTTGGCCAAAGATATCAGCACCAACACTGAGAATAGGATGAAACTGCGGAACTTCATTTGACACTCCTTTAAAAATGATTTGATGAAAAGTAGATTGATTTGAATTTTAACGAATACTCAAGTTGAACATGCCGCCCTCAAGAGCCGGCAGAATGAGGTTTCTCGTCTTTTCGCCGGGAGTACGTCGTTTGAGCGTTTCCATGGTTTTCGTTCGTTCAGTATGTGATCACGTGATAGCCTTGAGCCACCAAATTCCTGATGCTGGGGTGACCGTCATATTCGCTGAGCAGCGGCACTTCCAGTTTTTGGATTTGTTCTTTCACGCCAAAGGCTGAAGCACAATAACTGCAAGCCTGGAGCACACCTCTTGTCGCGTGATACAAAGCATGGGCTTTATGATCGGGTTGCGCAAGCTTCGGAAGCCACGTCGTACCGGCTCCTTCGAAGATCACGCGGACGTCGTCTTTAGCCTCTTTAAATTCTTTGGCGGCCTCCAAAGCATTGGCAACACGTCCCAGCCCTTCGTGGGAAGCGGAGTCCGCTAAAACTAAAATTGCGACTCTGTTCATGGATGTTCTCCTTTGTGGTTTGAGGGTAAAATTTTAATGAAACGCCGCACGACGTTCATGAGTGCCAATGGCTCAAATTCACCATAAGCGAAGAGCTGCTTATTCACGTAAGTTGCCGGCACGATCACCGCACGCAGTTCTT
This Cytophagia bacterium CHB2 DNA region includes the following protein-coding sequences:
- a CDS encoding formylglycine-generating enzyme family protein — its product is MQKRMLFILTSIAALAVVVSATAMLAGKSHGARRVPAGMAIIPGGVFNMGMAGSNADEAPVHAVKLAPFLLDRYEVTNRQFAAFIEATDYVTQAERDGYAWGYLKGTGDFQAVAGASWRHPEGPASSIDDRMDHPVVCVSWEDAAAYAKWAGKRLPTEAEWEYAARGGSTQHFKAAFNETNTPAVNAHHEHATMKAAHDLSPSAKSHRLDSEQHASAANYHLVEANFWQGTWPTDNQLLDGFYYTAPVGRFTPNDFGVYDVLGNVWEWTADWYAADYYQHSPAKNPTGAASGENRVARGGSWFCSPNYCGAYNTSFRGASPPNHTFNNVGFRCAADL
- a CDS encoding YceI family protein yields the protein MKFRSFILFSVLVLISLANAQTKNPCNPCSKALQGSVFQFNDKMGRNTVTFKSQAPLEDIIGTTNQVSGHVAFDPQHPEKGGHGEFTISVASLNTGIPLRDEHLRSADWLDANAHPNVKLEIKETKNFKPVKVTNESATYDATLVADFTLRGKTKRLEIPGRLTYLKENAVTKTKLPGNLLAARASFDVKLSDFGVSGPKGMGLIGTKVGETISVETSLVGTSAAGAMAANPCNPCGGKAMNPCNPCGGKAKNPCNPCAGKKKKP